The DNA window aatggtaataggatctcacattccactaactcgttccactcacatttcatttaaagctAATATATGCAAgcgagactcatattccactaacttttttccacctacttttctttacatttcttaaaacttgtgtcaccaaaaaaaaatgagactcctaataatggacagagggagtacaatataGAGTGTGAcattttaaaaaggaaaatgtgtcacttagaaTGAGACAGATGGAGGAAGTCATATTATTTAGAAATTCATTCAACAActaaagagaagaaaaaatgatCTACTCCTGCCGTACTCTATTTTTAGTctcacggattttaagaaatgtgaagaaaaatagGTGAAAAAATTATTGGAAGGTAGGTTCTacatttataaaactaatagtgGAATCTAGAGTTTAAATTGAGGACATTCCGAAATTGCTATTAGGACATTATATTGTGGAcagagagagaaataaattgATGGATGATTAGGATTGGTTCGGGAAATGGGATGCGGGACCATACGGATCACGCTAGAGAGcgagaagagagagaagaagagcgATCTCGCATTAGTAGAAGAGCGGGTTTGGCGAACTTACTACAATGGAGTGAAGTGCGGAACAGCGACGAGGATGGAATTCGGCGACAAGGAGTGGAAGATATTGAAGGCGGTGGAGCCAATATCGATGGGAGCCGGAGTTCTGCCTgcggtggcggcggcagcggaCGGAGACGAGGAAGAGGTGATATACATGAGGTCCAAGTTTGAGAGGGTGGTTGGCTCTTTGGATTCTGAGGCTTTTTACATGCTAAACCCAGACAACAATGGCACTGCTCCTCCTGAACTCAGCATCTATTtacttagaatgtaattagatCATGATCAACAAATGTACTTCtgatttattattaattcaacTTCAATGTTAATTctgatttaatattaattatgaTCAACGAGGGCCGTGCTAGAATGATAAATAGcttgatgtcaacacaatggTATATTTGACATACTCATGTCgtcattgtgttgacattatatatactgagttcaCGAGTAATTAAAGTTATCACATTAAGTTAGTCATCATTTGATTACGTAGCTTTTTTTGAATATTAAAGGAGTATGAACATATAAAGATTTGCCATGATATGAGCTTATTTCTGGTCATTTCATATTGTTTGGTTTACATGATTTATTTCTGGCATGTTTGGTTCATGCTAAATAGAGCATGTTTCATATCTTACAAAATTGGTGGTTTTTGCTATCTGCATCGAAATATGCATCCAGATTTGGAGAGACTTTACAGTtgtaacattttttttttttatttttttttatttttttttattttttattttttatttttttattttttattttttattttttatttatttttttttttattttttatttttattttttatttttttttatgccGGAGACGGTCTATGCGTTTAATTAGTTAGCTGAGGCACTTGATCTGGGTTTTGCTTGACAAAGAGAGAGCGGCAAGGGAAGTCGGTGGCGCCGAAACTCTATACGCAATTTcgatatatttttaatatggaGTACTAATCATCATCGATATATTTTCCTTATCAAACGATTCACAATAATCTATTTTCCAAAATTCCAATGTGACCACGTCTGAATTTAATATTtggataattttatttatagattataaaatttgatcaatttGGTCAATCTCATAAACTATTAAATCACTAAgctttaatttttcttaattatctCACATGTATAGAAAATGATGTTGTATCCTTAATTTATAAAACAATATTGTTTTAGCATCACCAAAATGGGGAGGGATCCTATGTTGTATTAAAAACACAGCTGGTCTTGTTGTGCTTGAAATGGTCTTCAAACAAAGAACGAAAGCATGAGAGGAGATGTGTGGCCTTTTCTATCTCTCATGTAGTATTACTTTATTCaatatactactcctactattcTAGTACTCCCTTCATTTCAAGAAAAATGACATTTTCTTTGGGCGGCAcgaaattttatactccctctgtcccgggctactcgctcatttccttttcggctcggagattaaggaatgagtgtataggaaagtcaaaaatgacggctgtaggtgaaattttttactaaaaatgaaaagagtgcaagtaacttgggacgcccaaaaaggaaataagtgcgagtagtgcgggacggagggagtataattttattttatatggtaaatggagaaaataacggcacgaaattttatacatttttattttatatgataaatgaagaaaataaagtaagagagaatgaataaaatagaattaaaggTATTTCTATTTATAGTAATGGGTCATTTTGATTAAAACCAACCAAATAGGAAAATCGATTATTTTGAACGGAGggtatagtattaatttaatcttTATAGGAGCTCAATATCTAATTGTGAATCTTACagcttttaaaaatgattttaccGACATTATCCAAATGATCAAAAATATGTAAGTCAAATTTTCtacatttctttttcttttatttttgtataaattgtttattttctcttcCTTTTTTAAAATATACGGAGTACtgctatttattttcattaccaatattttttatttgaatactaaaaaacaaaatgaaatccaattatatttacaaattaaaatacttataaattatgattatgattttgaatataaatgcatttttttgtcgtaaatatttatattttacatcTTTCTTgtttaatattattttctatagcactttttatttctaatatttaaagctaataatttatttaaagaaTAATCTCCAATATCATAAAGAAACTTCAAGTACGTTAAGTTATTAATATAATTGAAAACTTATAATATAGTTGAGagttttaacaaaaataaaaatataataaaaaccaaagaaaaaatggttgtggtctttctttttcttcacaCCATTTtattaagagtgaactacataaactATTcctgacgtttccatttgtttcactTCAGGCCtctgacaaaaaaaattatcgccacaagtctctgacctttaacataatcacatatcatatTTTTTTGGACTAAAAGACCCTTCAGCCCTAAAATGGCATTATGGGCATATCACACGGACTTCTACAGTGGCGGCTTGCATGCTGCTGACGCGATTTGACGGCTGTGCGTCAACGGCGGTCTGTGTACAGAGACTCCATTTGTGATTTAACGAACGCATTTCAAAAATATCACAACCCATTAAAGTTAAAGAAATTGATGTTCTCTTTACATTTTCTACCAATTACagttaaataaattgatattgtCTTTACATTTTCTACCACTTATTTgctttaatttataaaatgccGCATTTCATAGGatacacaaaaaaaacatcATTTAATATCAATATGGTAGAATTAATTGTAATGGCAAACGAGACAATCTCAACTCGCTTTTGTAATTTCAGCACTAACtttcaaaatattataattacatTAACTTTTTAATGATCAAAATGAATTTAAGTTTTTGTTACTAGAAAGACAACATCATTATTTCatcatttaaaaatattgtgATTATAAAATTGAACATGTGATTATATTAAGTCAcgtattgggcccagtcagggatctaaggaagaatttggacatggcgcctcacccaattagctttttactaattaaattgaacctacaatttaatacaagctcatattggaatattacaagcagccactacagaagtaatattgcactgcgtttccaaatccgaaattacaagtattccgggtttcttttaatttgtttaattcatttctcgcgcttaagatagaaacatccattaattaattaatgtctgctatggacttaattaattaacatattttaatttccaagagAGGACTTAGCacgaaactcttatttattattcatagtgTAATCAAActtcaactagctaggttccgaataataaaacctttcttcgagctcctcttgtggatgttatcaaacgagactctcctcgcgcacgattcaatataatagcaatcctagcaccgccagataatgatcaccactacccaatatacctggatcgttgggtgacgaaaaacccgcacatttgttaagtcaaagtagtagatactcaatatcgtatggtcaatgctaacgtacattgattaagaaattaattatcaagaccttgtctttcagtagatagcatgaaTACTTGTCtggctgttagatccattcagtgctataccacaccaacgtcatcatatttcaacaaggcttagaaataatcggactgacattgcaacctttcacgataggtagtctaggcctatctaggttgtgaaattcttatttttctttgtttaggactgaccgcgtaccttaaattgagcgcagcccacaaccggtctactaaaacaaaaacttagactttgttatgttcacttatacatttaaatatgcaataaacatccattaaatgcaaaacataacaacattacgacaaaaataatctgttgcatttattggaaaataataattagagttttacagtattcaatcactcgaaaggtgatttctagtatacaaaccctaacactcTTATATATGCACTAtgatttatatatattctaaGTTATTTCAGTTCAAGTTCAGTTGTGCCAcagtttttcccctttcttccccgcttctttcatcctcccctagtcgcgatcaaccgggcTTTCTATccgtgcggtcgtgacaaatgtattccgatatcagtgtgggccGATCTTATCAagatactaggacttaaataaagaggACAGAAGTTCCTCACGGGGTAGGAAATGAGAGAAAAAATCATCCCCTATGGAATGTTGGAGTCGACGAAAATTTCTAAGAAAAAATAAgtgtcttttctgtctcctttattctcctatatatattaagttacatatttggcccagacagggatctatggaaggttttggatatgacatcccccaattagctttttactaattaaattgatcccacaatttaatataagcttatattagaatattattatcagtcactacagtaataatattgcactgcccatccaaatccgaaattacaagtaatccggatttctgttttgtttattgtttatttctcgcgcttaagatataaatgtccattaattaattagacataattaattaacatcttttcATTCTAAgggtggacttagcaagaaacgcttatttattattcatagaataattaaattccaacaaGCTAgattccgaataataaaactttgttttgagctcctcttgaggacattatcaaatgaGACTCACCAGTCGTGCGTTACAATATAATaccaatcctagcaccgctagatattaatcgtCAGGCGCGCGTTACAAGATGGgaaacaattaatataattgttaataaTCCAATGTTTTTTCTAAAGGTTGAATTCTGTAGTGAGTGTATTGTTACTGAGCTGTCGAGCTcacttccccccccccccccctccacCCTGCAGGTAAAGTGAGAGTTTGTATTAGACTAGTGCAGCAGCTGCATCCTCGACGAGTCATTAGTCAATTGTGGAAGTCTAGAATATGGTGGCATCTTATGTATAAAGTTTTCGATAGCTCATTTAAGTTGTAAAGATTGGAGTGAGAGATGTCAAATGGGCCGGGCCGACCCAGGCTCGACCCACCAATAAAATAGGGCGGGCTTGAGCTGGGCCCAGTGTGTTAATTGGGCTTCAATTGGGCCTCTTTACAAACCCCGGACCGGCCCAGGCCCAGGCCCATTCGAAGCCCGGCCCATGCCCAGGCCCGACTGACTCATCTATGTCCTATTCCAATATACTTAATTCTTAATACATTGAATAGATCTAttttatgcatatatatattattatttgttaGCTTATTTGTATAAGATAAATTGAGTTAATCAATCTAAACAAAACTTATAACAAATTTAATTTCCATAATTataatgattaattattaactAATTTTCTCTTTAAAAAATAGTATATCCTAGAATTAATCATCTTATAATAActttgatttgaataattataacgATTAGTTATTAATGATTTATCTATATTAAAAATAGTTCCATGAATATAGTGATGAATAAGTTATTTTTGTGTATGTAATATGCATATATGTACGTATTATGCCTTAGAAGGAAGCCTTTCGTATATATGTTTGTAAGAGAATGGATATTATTTTCACATATTCATATGTTTTCTAGtaatttaatagtagtaaatgcatgattattttatatttgtatattgTAAAAATACTCATAGATTTTATTAATGATATTATGAAAGCAGCAAAAGtaatctattaatttaatttctcaACCTAAATCCAAACTTATACTCCATAATTATAGTAACAAATTGTTAATTGTTAAAATTGTTCATTGATTTGATTTGCATTTGAATTCTATAATTACATTtcatttacataattatagattttaatcattaaatgatttgtataattatgaatattagttgttatttgatttatctaaattaaaaatagtttcataattatattgtaTATGATGATTCTTGATTTTGTgatctattaatttaattactcaACCTAAATCCAAAGTTATACTCCATAGTTATAGTAACAAATTGTTAATCGTTAATTGATTTGATTTGCATTTAAATTCCACGTTTatagtagggatgtcaatcgggctggCCCACCGGGTTTcaggccaaccctactcgggttgcgggtcaatcgggtgcgggttaatcgggttgagattttttcgggttataaaagttcaaccctaaccctaaacgctagggtttcgggctggcccagcgggttaatcgggttgctaccgataaaattaacatgcgattaatccaataaataatgacgaaaattagttatatttataaaatataaatatttagttatgataaatttgagatttatacttaaactcaaacacaaacaagatcaaatactaatatttgatatttgtgtaaaataaaacataaatttaaatattttaaagcatgtgttaaaacatgtttataaatttaaatatttattaatgaattagaagtttctaatttatttatttattattatattaataaaaatttaatatatagtttatatgtttaatataaaattgaatgttatttttttagttatctatattataaaaataatcaatgaaatcGTCCAATtcggagtcaaacaaatagaacaatagaaattttatcgggttttcgggccagcccatcgggttttcgggtctgaccctaacgggttgcgggttaatcgggtgcgggctaatcgggttgtaattttatcgggctagaaattttcaaccctcaccctataaatttggcgggttattcgggtcagcccatgggttgcgggctgcattgacatccctagtttaTAGTAACAAATTTTAATTCCATGATTACATTTCATTTGCATAGttatagattttaattattcaTTGATTTGCATAATTATGGATATTAATTGTTAATTGatttatctaaattaaaaatagtttcataaataaaaaaaattgaccttTCCCGGCCAGGCCCAGCCCGGCCCACTTATCAACAGGGCCTTGGCCTGGACTGGGCTTAAATATCGCCGGATGGGCCGTCCCGGCCCACTTGACATCTCTAATTGAAGTTGATGTGTAATAGCTTGAGTAATGTATTTcgttaaaataattaaaaaaattaatcaacacTTGTTTTAGATACTGAAATGTGATATCACTTATTCGCCTGGTTTGCCTACCGGGTAAGAGGTGTTACAGTCCAACTCGTGGCCATCATCATCCTCATCATTCAAGTCCACCTCGGAGCCGTAGCGATCTCCATCCTCCATGCAGGACCTCTTGGCCCCCCTTCATCTCGCCTGGAAGTGTCCAAAGTGGTATCTCCAATTGTCTAGTAGGTGGCTCGACCGTAGAAGCGGGTGGGGGTAGGTTTGGATGGTCAACCAACCCATTAAACATAGCCTTCACGAATCCAGACATGTCTCCATCTCAAACAACTGAGGGCGGGTTAGTAAGCGCCCATGGCGCTTGGATAATTAAGGTTAATGATGTGGACTCGACGGGAGTCGTGGTCATGGCGGGGACCCGACAGGGACCCAGAGGGGAACACTGGGCACATCCGTGTTGGAGTCGGGGAAAGCGGCGACAGGGAACTCAGCGAGGATCCATCTCCACGTTAAGGCattagtttcgaaagttttagattCAGTCTAAAGTCTAAACTCCTTCTTCTTCAACGGcaagtatatctcgtcttgcgattgttgggaAAAAGTGACTCTGTGATACAATGATACACTAACCGGGCttaatacaacccaatgaagaatagagatattaaattgaaataaactgaattgaaaatACAACAATCGAAACTATAAACCGTAGATATAatttgtaagccgagtcgaggagtcctctttccgcaagatgagatacgccccggtagtgctctcggattagcgtgtcatccccaaagataaaacaacttcgtcttgttcgttgcagcaccgcaAACAGAATAAGCTCCAGCGAACTGGAATATGGtaagggcagagcttcgacggaagactatgcagagaAAGGGAGAGAGCTTTGCAATGCTATGCTTGTTGTCGTGTGTGTAGTATGCAATGCATGGAGCgactgcctatttataggccaagtccacccattgggcattgatggagtaAACAGctattatgtgtgccatgatggcttgactgtaatcGCCGGGGATTACAAGCCGTTACGGGAGCTAGAGAGACATGATGCATGTGG is part of the Salvia splendens isolate huo1 chromosome 6, SspV2, whole genome shotgun sequence genome and encodes:
- the LOC121807555 gene encoding protein MIZU-KUSSEI 1-like, whose protein sequence is MIGTLFGNKRGHVHLSFQKDPKSDPTLLIQLATPITGLVREMGCGTIRITLESEKREKKSDLALVEERVWRTYYNGVKCGTATRMEFGDKEWKILKAVEPISMGAGVLPAVAAAADGDEEEVIYMRSKFERVVGSLDSEAFYMLNPDNNGTAPPELSIYLLRM